In Lacrimispora indolis DSM 755, a genomic segment contains:
- a CDS encoding IS91 family transposase: MPEIQDILIKHGKDYCQNHSISYTQQKVMHALTKCRTSCLGGHVTVCDDCGHQQISYNSCKNRHCPKCQTLTKEKWIDHQKYNLLNIGYFHVVMTLPHTLHHVILQNRKVCYNILFKAVSETLAELSSDKKYLGAQTGFTGILHTWGQNLMFHPHIHCIVPGGGINKLMQWIPSKKKFFLPVKIVSRKFRGKFLSLLKQAFYDSALVFHGQIKHLEFLPEFENFLTPIYNQEWVVYCKPPFKTAATVVEYLGRYTHRVAISNNRILDSKDGNVSFKWRDYKDKNNWKIMTIPAEEFIRRFLLHVLPSGFMKIRHFGILGNRNKTKKLKICKTLTNTPITEKTVLSTTELIEKLIGKKAFLCPCCNSAKLNRYAYNPT; this comes from the coding sequence ATGCCAGAAATTCAAGATATCCTAATCAAGCACGGAAAGGATTACTGCCAGAATCATTCCATTTCTTACACACAACAGAAGGTCATGCATGCCTTAACGAAATGCCGTACTTCCTGTTTGGGCGGACATGTCACTGTGTGCGACGATTGCGGTCATCAACAAATATCGTACAATTCATGCAAGAACCGCCATTGCCCCAAATGCCAAACCTTGACTAAAGAAAAATGGATTGATCATCAGAAATATAATCTATTAAATATTGGGTACTTTCATGTAGTCATGACTCTCCCACACACACTTCATCATGTTATTCTGCAAAATAGAAAAGTTTGTTACAACATCCTATTCAAAGCAGTTTCAGAAACTCTGGCTGAATTATCTTCAGATAAAAAATATCTTGGAGCACAAACCGGATTTACTGGAATCCTACACACCTGGGGACAAAATTTGATGTTTCATCCTCATATTCATTGTATTGTTCCTGGCGGGGGAATCAATAAACTCATGCAATGGATTCCATCAAAGAAAAAGTTCTTTCTACCAGTCAAAATAGTATCAAGAAAATTTCGTGGAAAGTTTCTATCTTTATTAAAACAAGCTTTCTATGATAGTGCATTGGTATTTCACGGTCAAATCAAGCATCTGGAATTCCTGCCAGAATTCGAGAATTTCTTGACTCCTATTTACAACCAGGAATGGGTGGTCTACTGCAAGCCGCCTTTCAAAACAGCTGCAACTGTTGTTGAATACTTAGGCCGGTACACTCATCGCGTTGCAATCTCGAATAACCGTATTCTAGATTCTAAGGATGGTAATGTATCTTTCAAATGGCGTGACTACAAAGACAAAAACAATTGGAAAATCATGACCATTCCTGCCGAAGAATTCATACGAAGATTCCTTTTGCATGTATTACCTAGCGGTTTCATGAAAATCCGTCATTTTGGAATTCTTGGTAATCGTAATAAAACAAAAAAGTTGAAAATTTGTAAGACTTTAACCAATACACCGATCACAGAAAAAACTGTTTTGTCCACCACTGAACTCATTGAAAAACTGATTGGCAAAAAAGCTTTTCTTTGCCCTTGTTGCAACAGTGCAAAGCTTAACCGATATGCTTATAACCCAACCTGA
- a CDS encoding tyrosine-type recombinase/integrase — protein sequence MTNEEILQKLEEEIYLRGFSPHTQEEYIIRAKSFMLYADRPLEELTEQDIRAFLIYLLNVKKLSAASVNGYNSALRFLFGAILHRHLNFYDIPHHKHVYTYPTVLTMQEVQRILDAADSLRDKTMLMTIYGAGLRVSEIINLKTSDIYASSMRILIRQGKGKRDRFTLLSKTNLDILTQYWYAYKPKHSDHYLFLNRSKNKMTTRAAGDIFRKALRQSGVHKPATIHTLRHCFATHLLENGTDLCQIKNLLGHTNIKSTARYLHLSNFEENLTSPLDTLFLKSEVQ from the coding sequence ATGACAAATGAAGAAATTCTACAAAAACTTGAGGAAGAAATTTATCTCCGCGGATTTAGCCCCCATACACAAGAAGAATATATAATTCGGGCTAAATCATTCATGCTCTATGCCGATCGCCCACTAGAAGAACTTACGGAACAAGACATACGTGCATTTCTAATCTATTTATTGAATGTTAAAAAGCTTTCCGCAGCTAGCGTAAATGGATATAACAGTGCCCTACGCTTTCTCTTTGGTGCCATACTCCATCGTCATCTCAATTTCTATGATATCCCACATCACAAGCATGTTTATACTTATCCCACCGTACTTACCATGCAGGAAGTTCAAAGGATCTTAGATGCAGCGGATTCTCTCCGGGATAAAACTATGCTGATGACAATCTATGGTGCTGGACTCCGTGTTTCTGAAATTATCAATCTAAAAACAAGTGATATTTATGCTTCCTCTATGCGTATTCTAATTCGTCAGGGAAAAGGAAAAAGGGATCGTTTTACTCTTCTTTCAAAGACAAATCTAGATATTCTTACACAGTATTGGTATGCCTATAAGCCGAAACATTCTGACCATTATCTTTTCCTTAATCGTTCTAAAAACAAAATGACAACCAGAGCCGCTGGAGATATTTTTAGAAAAGCTCTCCGTCAATCAGGAGTCCATAAACCCGCAACGATTCACACATTACGGCATTGTTTTGCCACGCATCTTCTTGAAAATGGAACAGACCTCTGCCAGATAAAAAATCTACTCGGACACACCAATATCAAGTCCACTGCCCGTTATCTACACCTAAGTAACTTTGAAGAAAACCTTACCAGTCCTCTTGATACCCTGTTTCTAAAATCGGAGGTTCAATAA
- a CDS encoding HAD family hydrolase produces MIRAVVFDMFETLITHYNSPQYFGVQMAEDAGIPEDKFQALWRPTELERTIGKLTLEEVLEIILRENHCYSESLLKKIVEKRIAAKEECFRHLHSEIIPMLSTLKKEGLLIGLISNCFSEEAYVIRRSKLFPYFEAVYLSYEQKIQKPEEEIFKRCMDSLSVKAEQCIYVGDGGSNELETARKLGMKAVQAAWYLKEGTTQPSKRKHDFIQMEKPLDVLNYVDM; encoded by the coding sequence ATGATACGAGCAGTAGTTTTTGACATGTTTGAAACGTTAATTACGCACTATAATAGTCCTCAATATTTTGGAGTACAGATGGCAGAGGATGCAGGAATTCCAGAAGATAAATTTCAGGCACTTTGGCGTCCGACTGAACTGGAACGTACTATAGGGAAGTTAACACTGGAGGAAGTATTGGAAATAATTCTTAGAGAGAATCATTGTTACTCCGAATCACTTTTAAAGAAAATTGTAGAAAAACGGATAGCGGCAAAAGAAGAGTGTTTCAGGCATTTACATTCTGAAATTATTCCAATGCTTTCAACATTGAAAAAAGAGGGGCTTCTCATTGGACTAATAAGTAACTGCTTTTCTGAGGAAGCTTACGTAATCCGAAGAAGCAAACTATTTCCATATTTTGAAGCTGTTTATCTTTCCTATGAACAAAAGATTCAAAAGCCAGAAGAGGAGATTTTTAAAAGATGTATGGATAGTTTATCTGTGAAGGCAGAGCAATGTATATATGTTGGAGATGGAGGCAGCAATGAGCTGGAAACTGCTAGAAAGCTTGGGATGAAGGCGGTCCAAGCAGCTTGGTATTTAAAAGAAGGAACAACACAGCCTTCAAAACGAAAGCATGACTTCATACAGATGGAAAAACCGCTGGATGTGTTGAATTACGTGGATATGTAG
- a CDS encoding GNAT family N-acetyltransferase, with product MIIIRYVQEEDKDFWFKLDKHLPQSEFEKKIRDKMGYVLLENNIPTGLLRYNLFWDNIPFCTMLYIQREYQHKGYGSKLVKFWEENMKAAGYELIMTSTQVDEDAQHFYRKIGYHDSGGLIIDVPNFKQPMEIFFVKVI from the coding sequence ATGATAATTATTAGATATGTGCAGGAAGAAGATAAGGATTTCTGGTTTAAATTAGATAAGCACTTACCTCAAAGTGAATTTGAAAAGAAAATCAGAGATAAAATGGGATATGTACTGTTAGAGAATAATATCCCTACTGGTTTATTAAGGTATAATCTGTTTTGGGACAATATCCCTTTTTGTACAATGCTTTATATTCAACGAGAGTATCAGCATAAGGGATATGGCAGTAAACTTGTGAAATTTTGGGAAGAAAATATGAAGGCAGCAGGATATGAATTAATTATGACTTCAACTCAAGTAGATGAAGATGCACAGCATTTCTATAGAAAAATAGGGTATCATGATTCAGGAGGATTGATTATTGATGTCCCCAATTTTAAACAGCCTATGGAAATATTTTTCGTAAAGGTAATTTAA
- a CDS encoding YwbE family protein, translating into MNGQNRADVKIGATVKIVLKSDQRTGKLTEGIVGKILTNSSFHPHGIKVMLTNGQVGRVQEIL; encoded by the coding sequence ATGAACGGACAAAATAGAGCTGATGTTAAAATAGGTGCAACAGTAAAAATTGTATTGAAATCTGACCAAAGAACCGGAAAACTAACAGAGGGAATCGTTGGAAAAATACTAACGAACAGTAGCTTTCACCCTCATGGTATCAAAGTAATGTTAACGAATGGACAAGTGGGTAGAGTCCAGGAAATATTATGA
- a CDS encoding ABC transporter ATP-binding protein — protein sequence MKNLILYAQKYKKEFILAVICIEAETIFELVIPMIMADIIDVGVANGDKNYIFLKGFQMVFFAVVSLFLGHACARYTAICGNGVGAEIRMAEFQKMQTYSFANTDRFSTPSLVTRLTSDITTIQNSITNGMRPGFRSPVMMMTALIVSFRLNAELAVVFLIAAPVLAVILFTIIKNVRPLYAKMQGAVDLVNRIIQENLIAIRVVKAYVRGEYEINKFKEGNMNLQNSSEKSFSLAALNMPALQFVMYGTILSILWFGGNLVMIGNMKVGALTSFLSYVLQVLNSLMMFSNVFLLFTRSLTSWKRISEVLEEEPTINDDRAKDISIKEGRIRFENVYFKYKEHAKEFVLSDISFEIGPGQTIGIIGQTGAAKSTLVQLIPRLYEVTAGNITIDGHPIYEYTQDHLRDSIAMVLQKNTLFSGTVKENLYWGKEDATDEEIERACAIARVDEFIGRLDHGYDTELGQGGVNVSGGQKQRLCIARAILKAPKVLILDDSTSALDTETEAKIKEGLDKSLPGMTKIIISQRISSIMDADQIIILDDGRINAIGTHEQLLADNEIYQDIYYSQQKGGSQSL from the coding sequence ATGAAAAATTTAATTCTCTATGCCCAAAAATACAAAAAAGAATTTATTCTTGCAGTAATCTGTATTGAGGCTGAAACCATTTTTGAATTAGTTATCCCCATGATTATGGCGGATATCATTGATGTGGGAGTTGCAAACGGTGATAAAAATTACATATTTCTAAAGGGATTCCAAATGGTATTCTTTGCTGTTGTCTCTCTTTTTCTGGGCCATGCATGTGCCCGGTATACCGCGATCTGCGGAAATGGTGTTGGGGCTGAAATCCGTATGGCAGAGTTTCAGAAAATGCAGACCTATTCCTTTGCTAACACGGACCGGTTCAGCACCCCTTCTCTGGTAACAAGGCTTACAAGCGATATTACCACAATCCAGAATTCCATCACAAACGGCATGCGTCCCGGTTTTCGTTCTCCGGTTATGATGATGACTGCATTGATCGTTTCCTTCAGGCTGAATGCCGAACTTGCTGTAGTGTTTTTAATTGCGGCTCCAGTGCTTGCTGTTATATTATTTACAATCATTAAGAACGTAAGACCCTTGTACGCAAAAATGCAGGGAGCCGTTGATCTTGTAAACAGGATCATTCAGGAGAATCTCATCGCCATTCGTGTGGTAAAGGCTTATGTCCGGGGAGAATATGAGATAAATAAGTTTAAAGAGGGAAACATGAACTTACAGAATTCCTCCGAAAAGTCTTTTTCTCTGGCAGCGTTAAATATGCCTGCTTTACAGTTTGTCATGTACGGGACCATATTAAGCATTCTGTGGTTCGGCGGAAACCTGGTCATGATCGGTAACATGAAGGTAGGCGCTCTGACCAGCTTTTTAAGCTACGTGCTGCAGGTGCTCAATTCCCTTATGATGTTTTCCAACGTTTTTCTGTTATTTACCCGCTCCCTGACCTCATGGAAAAGAATTTCAGAAGTCTTGGAGGAGGAACCGACCATCAATGATGACCGCGCAAAGGATATTTCCATTAAGGAAGGGCGGATCCGGTTTGAAAACGTATATTTTAAATACAAGGAGCATGCAAAGGAATTTGTGCTTTCCGACATTTCCTTTGAAATCGGTCCGGGACAGACCATTGGAATCATTGGTCAGACAGGCGCCGCCAAAAGTACCCTGGTACAGCTGATTCCAAGGCTCTATGAGGTAACAGCCGGCAACATTACTATTGACGGCCATCCCATATACGAATATACCCAGGATCATTTAAGAGATTCCATTGCCATGGTGTTACAGAAAAACACCCTTTTTTCCGGCACAGTGAAGGAGAACCTTTACTGGGGAAAAGAAGATGCAACGGATGAAGAAATAGAAAGAGCATGCGCCATTGCCCGTGTTGATGAATTCATCGGCCGCCTGGATCATGGATATGATACGGAGCTGGGGCAGGGAGGGGTTAATGTCTCCGGAGGACAGAAACAACGGCTTTGCATTGCAAGAGCGATCTTAAAAGCGCCAAAGGTACTTATTTTAGATGATTCTACAAGTGCACTTGACACCGAGACGGAAGCAAAAATAAAAGAGGGCCTGGATAAATCACTTCCCGGCATGACAAAGATCATTATCAGCCAGCGGATTTCTTCTATTATGGATGCCGATCAGATCATTATCCTTGATGACGGAAGAATAAATGCCATTGGAACCCATGAACAGCTGCTGGCTGATAATGAAATTTATCAGGATATCTATTATTCCCAGCAGAAAGGAGGCAGTCAGTCCTTATGA
- a CDS encoding ABC transporter ATP-binding protein — translation MKNTGHVRPKNTKRAMVKLLRYIGHYKFSMLLIAILVSISAFSGIMGTYLLKPVINEYILPGNIPGLVRMIFIMGLIYLAGAISCLLYNRMMVHVSQQVVSEIRIDLFRHTQKLPLEFFDTHTHGDLMSHFTNDVDTISEALNNSFTLLIQSFITSVGTIVMLILLDWQLSFIVVFFLLVMLIYIRHNGRLSKKYFVQQQKNLGNINGYVEEMVEGQKVEKIFRHEKQDLKKFCELNEKLRISSTMASTYTGITVPTIVALSYINYAISACVGGLFALSGLINMGTLASYLVYVRQSAMPMNQFTMQINFLMVALASAEKIFNMMEEEPESNEGTVTLKRVIQEADGSLKETDIYTGSFAWKVPDRDMGYLLVPLKGDVRFHDVVFGYTGGNTILNGISLYAKPGQKIAFVGSTGAGKTTIINLVNRFYELNEGTITYDGIDIRNIKKDDLRRSISLVIQETHLFTGSIAHNIRYGRLNASQEDILAAAKIANADSFIRRLPNGYDTLLESDGSNLSQGQRQLIAIARAAISQPPVLVMDEATSSIDTRTEKLIEKGMDALMKDRTVFVIAHRLSTVRNSDAILVLEKGEIIERGSHEELLQEKGKYYQLHTGQFELE, via the coding sequence ATGAAGAATACCGGACATGTAAGACCCAAAAATACAAAAAGGGCCATGGTAAAGCTTTTGAGATACATCGGTCATTACAAATTCTCCATGCTGCTCATAGCGATCCTGGTAAGCATCAGTGCATTTTCCGGAATCATGGGAACCTATTTGCTGAAACCGGTCATAAATGAATATATTCTGCCGGGAAATATACCTGGTCTTGTGAGAATGATTTTCATAATGGGGCTGATTTATCTGGCGGGAGCTATATCCTGTCTGCTGTATAACCGAATGATGGTCCACGTTTCCCAGCAGGTGGTCAGTGAGATAAGGATCGACTTGTTCCGCCATACCCAGAAGCTGCCCTTGGAATTTTTTGATACCCATACGCATGGGGATCTGATGAGCCATTTTACAAATGACGTTGATACCATCTCAGAAGCGCTCAACAACAGCTTTACATTGCTGATACAGAGCTTTATTACTTCCGTAGGCACCATTGTCATGTTAATTCTCCTGGACTGGCAGCTGTCATTTATCGTTGTATTTTTTCTTCTGGTTATGTTAATATATATTCGTCACAACGGAAGGCTGAGCAAAAAGTATTTTGTACAGCAGCAGAAAAATCTGGGAAACATTAATGGTTATGTTGAGGAAATGGTGGAAGGGCAGAAGGTAGAAAAGATTTTCCGCCATGAAAAGCAGGATTTAAAAAAGTTCTGTGAGCTGAACGAGAAATTGAGAATTTCCTCCACAATGGCCTCCACCTATACCGGCATCACCGTTCCTACCATTGTTGCTCTTTCTTACATTAATTATGCCATTTCTGCCTGTGTGGGCGGATTGTTTGCGCTTTCCGGACTGATTAATATGGGAACTCTGGCATCTTATCTGGTTTATGTCAGGCAGAGCGCAATGCCCATGAACCAGTTTACCATGCAGATCAATTTTCTCATGGTAGCTCTGGCCAGTGCAGAAAAGATTTTTAATATGATGGAGGAAGAACCTGAATCCAATGAAGGAACCGTCACCTTAAAGAGAGTGATACAGGAGGCTGATGGAAGCCTGAAGGAAACTGATATCTATACCGGTTCCTTTGCCTGGAAGGTTCCTGACCGGGATATGGGATATCTTCTGGTCCCCTTAAAGGGAGATGTCCGGTTCCATGATGTGGTTTTCGGTTATACAGGCGGAAACACCATTTTAAACGGCATCAGCCTGTATGCAAAGCCTGGTCAGAAAATTGCATTTGTTGGTTCTACCGGTGCGGGAAAGACGACCATTATCAATCTGGTCAACCGGTTTTATGAATTAAATGAAGGCACCATAACCTACGATGGGATCGATATCCGGAACATAAAAAAGGATGATTTAAGGCGTTCCATCTCTCTGGTTATTCAGGAAACCCACTTATTTACCGGAAGCATTGCCCATAATATCCGGTATGGAAGGCTGAATGCTTCTCAGGAAGACATACTGGCCGCTGCAAAAATTGCAAATGCGGATTCCTTTATCAGACGTCTTCCAAATGGCTATGATACCCTGTTGGAAAGTGACGGAAGCAATTTATCACAGGGTCAGCGGCAGCTGATCGCCATTGCCAGGGCTGCCATATCGCAGCCGCCTGTCCTTGTCATGGACGAAGCTACCAGTTCTATTGATACACGAACGGAAAAGCTCATTGAAAAAGGCATGGATGCCCTAATGAAAGACAGAACGGT